From the Polaribacter gangjinensis genome, the window CATCAAACAACATTTAGAAATTTAAATTAGTTAATTTTTTAAACATTATAATAAAAATTAGGAGAATTTGAATCTAAAAAATCTTTTGCATCTACATAACCTTTTTTAATCAATTCTTGAATTTGTTTGGTATCTGAACGATTGAATTGAGATAAATCTGGTTGAATTAATAAATCTGCATTTTTAGTTTCGAGCGTGTCTTTTTGTAAAATCAAAAAGTGAAAACTATTAATGATGATGTCTAAAATGTTATTTGGTTTTTGGTAGGTATGCATAGCGTTTAAATCGACAGCAATTACAAATTCAGCACCCATTTGTTGCACTGTTTTTATAGGAACATTTTCTACAATTCCACCATCAACTAACATTTTTCCATCAACTTCAATTGGTTTATAAATCCCTGGAATACAAGTACTAGCCATAACAGCTTTTGCTACTGAACCTTTGTCAAAAACTATTTTTTCGCCTGTAGAAATATCTGTTGCAATAATACCTAATGGAATAGTGGCTTCTTCAATGTTTTTATCTCCAATATATTTTATAATGAGTTCGCCTAAATTTTCATTGCTTAATAGAGCAAATTTAGACATCGTAATTCCTGTAATATCCATCCATTTTAACTCAGAAGCAATCATTTCAATTTCCTCCCAAGTTTTTTTAAAGGCAAATAATGAAGCAACAAAGGCACCAATACTGGTGCCTGTGATGTAGTTTATCTTGATATCTCGTTCGTTTAAAGCTTTCAACACACCAATATGTGCTGCACCTAAAACTGCGCCTCCACCAAGAGCTAAACCTATGTTCTTCATTAATTTATAATTAGTTCAAATCGTAACGATCAGCGTTCATTATTTTTGTCCAAACGTTTACGAAATCGTGAACAAATTTTTCTTTTTGATCATCTTGAGCATACAATTCTGCATACGCTCTTAAGATAGAATTTGAACCAAAAATCAAATCAACTCTTGTTGCAGTCCATTTAGTTGCACCTGTTTTTCTATCTACGATATTGTATAAATTGTTTGCAACAGGTTTCCAAGAGTAATTCATATCAGTTAAATTCACAAAGAAATCATTAGATAAAACACCTACTCTATCTGTGAAAACTCCGTGTTTTGTTCCACCAAAATTGGTTCCTAATACACGCATTCCCCCTAATAAAACAGTCATTTCAGCAGCTGTTAACCCTAATAATTGAGCTTTATCAACCATTAATTCTTCTGCTTTTACATCATATTCTTTTTTCAAGAAATTTCTAAAAGCATCGTGTAAAGGCTCTAAAACATCAAATGATTCAGCTTCTGTCATTTCTTGAGTTGCATCTCCACGTCCAGCATGGAAAGGAACTGTAATTTTTACACCTGCTTCGTGTGCTGCTTTTTCAACTGCTGCTGTACCTGCCAATACAATTAAATCAGCCAAACTTACTTTTTTAGACAATCCTGATTGAATTTCAGTCAATTTGTTCAACACTTTTTGCAATCTTTCTGGTTCGTTACCAACCCAATCTTTTTGAGGAGCTAAACGAATTCTTGCACCATTGGCACCACCTCTAAAATCTGAGTTTCTAAATGTTCTTGCACTATCCCAAGCAGTTGCAATCAATTCTGATGATGATAATCCTGAGTTTAGTAATTTTGATTTTAAATCAGCAATTTCAGCATCAGTTAATGTATAATCAACAGTTGGAATTGGATCTTGCCAAATCAAATCTTCAGTTGGAGCATCAGCACCTAAATAACGACTTTTTGGCCCTAAATCTCTGTGTGTAAGTTTGAACCATGCTCTTGCAAAAACTTCTTTGAAATATTCGTGGTCTTTATAAAAACGCTCAGAAATTGCTCTGTAAGCAGGATCCATTTTCATAGCCATATCAGCATCTGTCATGATCGGATTTCTTCTTACTCCAGGAATGTGAGCATCAAAAGGTTTGTCTTCTTCTTTGATATTGATTGGTTCCCATTGCCAAGCACCAGCAGGGCTTTTTTTCAATTCCCATTCGTGCTCTAACAACAAATAAAAATAAGATTGATTCCATCTGTCAGGAGTTGATGTCCAAGCTCCTTCTAAACCACTTGTTACAGTATCTTCTGCATTTCCTTTTCTTGTTGGATTTGTCCAACCAAAACCTTGTTCATGAATTTCAGCTCCTTCAGGGCTTGCTCCTAAAACAGAAGCATCTCCATTTCCATGGGCTTTTCCAACGGTATGACCTCCAGCAGTTAACGCTACAGTTTCTTCATCATTCATTGCCATTCTTTTGAAAGTCAAACGAACATCGTGAGCTGTTCTTAAAGGATCAGGATTTCCGTCAACACCTTCTGGGTTTACATAAATCAATCCCATTTGCACAGCAGCTAAAGGATTTTCTAATGATTCACGATTTTTATCATCTGCATAGCGAGTTCTTGTTGCTGCCAAAAATTCTTTTTCACTACCCCAATTGATTTCTTTTTCTGGATGCCAAATATCTTCTCTACCTCCTGCAAAACCGAATGTTTTGAATCCCATAGATTCATATGCCATATTACCAGCTAAAATGAACAAATCTGCCCAAGAAATGCTGTTTCCGTATTTCTTTTTAATTGGGAATAACAATCTTCTAGCTTTGTCTAAGTTTCCATTATCTGGCCAGCTGTTTAATGGAGCAAAACGTTGATTTCCAGTATTACTACCTCCTCTTCCATCAGCAACTCTATAGGTACCTGCTGCATGCCATGCCATACGAATCATCAATCCTCCATAGTGTCCCCAATCTGCAGGCCACCAATCTTGACTGGTTGTCATGAACTCTTTTAAATCAGCTTTCAAGGCTTCTAAATCTAACTTTTTAAAAGCTTCTTTATAACTAAATTCTTCTCCTAACGGATTTGTTTTTGTGTCATGTTGGTGTAAAATGTCTAAGTTAATAGACTTAGGCCACCAATCTGTAACTGAATTTGTTTCTTTTGTGGTGTTTGCTCCATGTCCAAAAGGGCATTTTGCTGCTCCTGATTGATTCATACTTTTATTATTTTGGTTAAACTTTTAATGAAAATTTATATTTAAAATTGAAATCCCTAGTAGATATTTCAATCTATTGAAATTAAATATTTTTCAAAATTAGTAGTTTTGATTGAAGTTTATTTTTCTTTTTATTTTTGTTTTTTTATATCGTAATAAACAAATCTTATACAAAGACGACAAATTAATAAGAAAAAGATATTGAATTTCTTAATTGTGATATTTATCGATTAAAAATCAAGTAAATATACCTATTTTAAAGAGTTTTACAAAATCATTTTAAATACAAAAGAAAGAATTATTCTGATTGAAAGTAAAAAACAATTCTTATTAATTTGGTTCTACATGAATCAACACATGACCTATTGTTGCAATCTTGTTTCTCAAATGATCTTTTAATAAATGCGCAATATCATGACCTTCTTTCACAGAAATCGTGGCAGAAACTGTAATATGCAAATCCACATGATATTTCATTCCAGCTTTGCGAATAAAACATTTTTCAGTATCCAACACTCCTTTTACTTTTAAAGATTCTGATCTAATTTCTTTCAATAAATCATCGTACAAATGTTCGTCCATGATTTCACCCAAAGCAGGTCTAAAAATCAAATAACTATTGTATAAAATAAATCCGGATGCCAATAAAGCTGCCCAATCATCCGCAGTTTCATAGCCTTCACCAAAAATCAACGCTATCGAAATTCCGATAAAAGCCATCACAGAAGTAATTGCATCGCTTCTATGATGCCAAGCATCAGCTTTTAAAGATGAGCTATTGGTTTCTTTACTCTTTTTGATGACAATTCTGAATGAAATTTCTTTCCAAAGGATGATTATCCCCAACACAATCAACGTCCATGATTTGGGAGATTTATGTTGCGTTTGGATATTTTGAATGCTTTCGTGAGCAATAATCAATGCTGAAATTACCAAAAAAGCAACTACCAAAAACGTTATTAAAGGTTCAATTTTTCCATGCCCATAAGGATGATTTTCATCAGCTGGACGTTTGGCATACTTCAATCCAAATAAAACCAATAACGAGGCAAAAATATCTGTAGTAGATTCAATAGCATCTGCAATTAACGCATAAGAATTGCCAAAAAAACCTGACAATCCTTTTACAATTGCTAAAAAGGCATTGCTAACAATACTAAAATAAGTTGTTTTTATAGCTGATTGTTCTTGGCTCATTTTTGAAGGATGATAAAACGGTTATTTTGAAATTGTCCAGAAAGTTGATATTTTGATGCAATATAAGCAACCGTTTTAGAAGAGTATAAAAATACATGTGTTGGGTCTTTGCGATAATACCAATGTAAAAAGTTAGAAACACCATCATGCAAATGAGTCATAATTAATAATCTTCCTTGGGGTTTTAAAATTTGTAAAAGGTTTTCAATTTCTATTTTAGGATGGTAAAAATGTTCAAAAACCTCACAACTAAAAATATAATCGTACTGAAAATTAAGATAACTTTTATCAGGATAAAAAAATGGATCATACAGCTTTATTTGATATCCTTTTTTTTGTAATTGTTCAGAAATCACTGGACCTGTGCCACAACCAAAATCTAAACCCATTTGATTTGGATTGTAATTTTCTAAAATAAAATGGGTAATGGGTGAAGTAAATTTTTGATAACCCTCATCATTTACATCATTATTATGAGCTTCATAACGTTTTTTCTCTTCTTGAGAATTGATATAAAACTGACTGTCTTTTACAAAAGCATCACAAACATCGCAATGAAAATAAAAATCATCTACTTTATTTTCTAATGGATTTTCGCAAAGTGTGCAATGCATCATCATTTAATAAATCTTTTCACTTCTACAAAGTTAATCAATCTATAATTGATAATATTATGGTTTGTAAAATCGATGAAGCACAATCAATCTTTTTTTATATATTCGCTCCGAAAATTGAAAGGAAATGGTGTACTTCCTTACCCAACCGCTTTTAAAAAAAGCTGATGACGCCTGATTAAATTAAAAATAACTT encodes:
- a CDS encoding class I SAM-dependent methyltransferase gives rise to the protein MMMHCTLCENPLENKVDDFYFHCDVCDAFVKDSQFYINSQEEKKRYEAHNNDVNDEGYQKFTSPITHFILENYNPNQMGLDFGCGTGPVISEQLQKKGYQIKLYDPFFYPDKSYLNFQYDYIFSCEVFEHFYHPKIEIENLLQILKPQGRLLIMTHLHDGVSNFLHWYYRKDPTHVFLYSSKTVAYIASKYQLSGQFQNNRFIILQK
- a CDS encoding patatin-like phospholipase family protein, whose product is MKNIGLALGGGAVLGAAHIGVLKALNERDIKINYITGTSIGAFVASLFAFKKTWEEIEMIASELKWMDITGITMSKFALLSNENLGELIIKYIGDKNIEEATIPLGIIATDISTGEKIVFDKGSVAKAVMASTCIPGIYKPIEVDGKMLVDGGIVENVPIKTVQQMGAEFVIAVDLNAMHTYQKPNNILDIIINSFHFLILQKDTLETKNADLLIQPDLSQFNRSDTKQIQELIKKGYVDAKDFLDSNSPNFYYNV
- the katG gene encoding catalase/peroxidase HPI, coding for MNQSGAAKCPFGHGANTTKETNSVTDWWPKSINLDILHQHDTKTNPLGEEFSYKEAFKKLDLEALKADLKEFMTTSQDWWPADWGHYGGLMIRMAWHAAGTYRVADGRGGSNTGNQRFAPLNSWPDNGNLDKARRLLFPIKKKYGNSISWADLFILAGNMAYESMGFKTFGFAGGREDIWHPEKEINWGSEKEFLAATRTRYADDKNRESLENPLAAVQMGLIYVNPEGVDGNPDPLRTAHDVRLTFKRMAMNDEETVALTAGGHTVGKAHGNGDASVLGASPEGAEIHEQGFGWTNPTRKGNAEDTVTSGLEGAWTSTPDRWNQSYFYLLLEHEWELKKSPAGAWQWEPINIKEEDKPFDAHIPGVRRNPIMTDADMAMKMDPAYRAISERFYKDHEYFKEVFARAWFKLTHRDLGPKSRYLGADAPTEDLIWQDPIPTVDYTLTDAEIADLKSKLLNSGLSSSELIATAWDSARTFRNSDFRGGANGARIRLAPQKDWVGNEPERLQKVLNKLTEIQSGLSKKVSLADLIVLAGTAAVEKAAHEAGVKITVPFHAGRGDATQEMTEAESFDVLEPLHDAFRNFLKKEYDVKAEELMVDKAQLLGLTAAEMTVLLGGMRVLGTNFGGTKHGVFTDRVGVLSNDFFVNLTDMNYSWKPVANNLYNIVDRKTGATKWTATRVDLIFGSNSILRAYAELYAQDDQKEKFVHDFVNVWTKIMNADRYDLN
- a CDS encoding cation diffusion facilitator family transporter, with protein sequence MSQEQSAIKTTYFSIVSNAFLAIVKGLSGFFGNSYALIADAIESTTDIFASLLVLFGLKYAKRPADENHPYGHGKIEPLITFLVVAFLVISALIIAHESIQNIQTQHKSPKSWTLIVLGIIILWKEISFRIVIKKSKETNSSSLKADAWHHRSDAITSVMAFIGISIALIFGEGYETADDWAALLASGFILYNSYLIFRPALGEIMDEHLYDDLLKEIRSESLKVKGVLDTEKCFIRKAGMKYHVDLHITVSATISVKEGHDIAHLLKDHLRNKIATIGHVLIHVEPN